A region of Paenibacillus sp. JNUCC-31 DNA encodes the following proteins:
- a CDS encoding ABC transporter ATP-binding protein, with protein MIKLLYYLKKYRVAAIAALVMMLIELTVELAQPYLISKIIDNGIQQGDLSVVWLWGGVLVGSAVVAFAAGIASSFFASHASLGFGYDLREKLYDKVQALSYAVFNRFSTSSLITRLTGDVTQVQDTIFMSLRFMTRVPLVVIGSMIMAVVVNPRLGLLLVVMVPVLLVVVVWMIKKAALLFRNVQRRLDAVNGVIQENLTGIRLIRVFVRMGHEIERFATYSGKLMKGTISALRLTETTMPFMLLMMNGCIIAVLWFGRRDITTGNATVGEVVAVINYLLRTIGAMSALSWILVTFSRASASAQRLNEVFDTEDVSEMAQGEGGGKAEQTGQKTKQSTEQPSLSLEPDRSVQAGKGNPVIQGAVDFRGVGFSYPNSEITVLEDITFSANRGERIAIMGATGSGKSSLVQLIPRLYTEDQGKVRIDGKDAARLDIASLRGAIGYVPQEVVLFTGSVRDNIAWGREDATLEEIKEAARRAQIHETIEKLPNGYDTQLGQRGVNLSGGQKQRLSIARALIRRPSILILDDSTSALDVATEARLLDALEELSCTTFIITQKISSTTSADLILLLDDGRLIGQGKHEDLMDSSELYRRIYESQYGEGTPHVQSIH; from the coding sequence ATGATCAAGCTGTTGTACTACTTGAAGAAGTATCGAGTCGCCGCCATCGCAGCACTGGTCATGATGCTGATTGAATTGACGGTCGAATTGGCGCAACCCTATCTGATCTCGAAGATCATTGATAACGGTATCCAGCAAGGAGATCTATCGGTAGTTTGGCTATGGGGTGGGGTGCTCGTGGGCAGTGCCGTCGTGGCGTTTGCCGCGGGAATTGCAAGCTCGTTTTTTGCGTCCCATGCAAGTCTTGGCTTCGGGTACGATTTGCGGGAGAAGCTGTATGACAAAGTGCAAGCGCTCTCTTATGCCGTCTTTAACCGTTTTTCTACATCTTCCCTGATTACCCGATTGACCGGGGACGTTACACAGGTGCAGGATACGATCTTTATGAGTCTGCGATTCATGACGCGTGTGCCGCTCGTAGTGATTGGCAGCATGATCATGGCGGTTGTGGTAAATCCGAGGCTGGGTCTGCTGCTCGTGGTGATGGTGCCTGTATTACTTGTGGTTGTCGTCTGGATGATCAAAAAGGCGGCGCTGCTGTTTCGCAATGTGCAGCGCAGACTGGATGCCGTGAACGGAGTCATCCAGGAAAATCTGACAGGCATTCGGCTGATCCGTGTCTTCGTACGGATGGGCCATGAGATTGAACGCTTTGCCACATACAGCGGCAAACTGATGAAAGGCACGATCTCCGCGCTGCGCCTGACGGAGACAACGATGCCATTCATGCTGCTCATGATGAATGGTTGTATCATCGCCGTACTGTGGTTCGGACGACGTGATATCACTACCGGAAATGCAACCGTGGGTGAAGTCGTTGCAGTCATTAACTATCTGCTTCGGACCATTGGTGCCATGTCTGCACTGTCCTGGATTCTGGTAACCTTCTCCAGAGCGAGTGCTTCAGCACAGCGGCTTAATGAGGTTTTCGATACGGAGGATGTATCGGAAATGGCACAAGGTGAAGGGGGAGGGAAAGCCGAACAAACAGGACAGAAAACAAAGCAATCAACAGAGCAGCCAAGTCTTTCTTTAGAACCAGATCGTTCCGTACAAGCTGGGAAAGGAAATCCTGTTATCCAGGGTGCAGTTGATTTTCGGGGTGTGGGATTCAGCTATCCCAATAGTGAAATTACTGTCCTGGAAGATATTACGTTCTCGGCGAACCGAGGAGAACGTATCGCCATCATGGGAGCGACAGGTTCGGGGAAATCCTCACTGGTTCAGCTCATTCCAAGACTTTATACCGAAGATCAGGGCAAGGTTCGTATTGATGGCAAAGACGCAGCTCGCCTGGATATTGCTTCACTGCGTGGAGCTATCGGTTATGTACCGCAGGAAGTGGTTCTCTTTACCGGATCGGTAAGAGATAACATCGCCTGGGGTCGGGAGGACGCAACGCTCGAAGAGATTAAGGAAGCAGCGCGGCGTGCCCAGATTCACGAGACCATTGAGAAGTTGCCAAATGGCTACGATACACAGCTGGGTCAGCGGGGAGTCAATCTGTCGGGTGGACAGAAGCAGCGGCTCTCGATTGCCCGTGCATTGATACGTCGTCCGAGTATTTTGATACTGGATGACAGTACAAGTGCACTCGACGTGGCGACAGAAGCAAGGCTGCTTGATGCGCTGGAAGAACTGTCCTGTACAACGTTCATTATTACGCAGAAGATCAGTTCAACCACCTCTGCGGATCTGATTCTGCTGCTGGACGATGGGCGTCTGATTGGTCAGGGGAAACATGAGGATTTGATGGATTCCTCCGAGCTGTATCGCCGAATCTATGAATCACAATACGGGGAGGGTACACCACATGTTCAAAGCATTCACTGA
- a CDS encoding spore germination protein — protein sequence MPQFILNHLPKWGVLMEVFFLSAVPLLILLTIRQIKIFDGAYSQRKQKLEEIQREDQRGLDSGDTRTASDEEILSYTDDYQLNLDKFRKTALDMDDVNERTIFLQNLKARGILFFVDGLTDKPGLDQNILKPLLDWASKPLTDEHIRNEKLEDYLVQQVLLISETEWIVDVHQALRKVLFGSTMLLVEGMPGALLLGSSRGQTRSVEEPISEAVLRGPRIGFTETLSDNTAMLRRHGENKSLAMTSYQVGKRVQKKLMVIYFKDIANEELVAEVKRRIRTIDVDEVLENGYVEQLIEDNFLSPFAQIQNTERPDRVMSSLLEGRVAILLDGSSYALLMPVTYAMMLQSPEDYYERWLPSSLIRILRFVCTFISLFAPSLYISFISFHPGLIPTKLVVSIIATRKGVPFSTLIEALIMEIAIEVLREAGLRLPKPIGPAMGIVGGLIIGQAAVNAGIVSPILVIVVAVTAICSFATPMYSAGLSMRLLRFPIMFSAAMFGLYGVIMSFLFLTVHMLKLKSFGISYVNLAVPQSLKDWKDYVIRVPLQFMKYRPEVLKPKESKRKD from the coding sequence ATGCCACAATTCATCCTGAACCATTTACCTAAATGGGGAGTGCTAATGGAAGTCTTTTTTCTTTCGGCTGTTCCACTGCTCATTCTACTCACCATCAGACAGATTAAAATATTTGATGGGGCTTATAGCCAAAGAAAACAAAAATTAGAGGAAATACAACGGGAAGACCAACGTGGACTCGACTCGGGCGATACGCGGACAGCATCAGATGAGGAAATACTTTCTTATACGGATGACTATCAACTTAACCTGGACAAATTCAGGAAAACTGCTCTGGATATGGATGATGTCAACGAGAGAACGATCTTTCTCCAAAATTTGAAAGCCAGAGGCATCTTGTTTTTTGTGGACGGCCTTACCGACAAACCGGGACTCGACCAGAATATATTAAAGCCGCTTCTGGACTGGGCAAGTAAGCCCTTAACAGATGAACATATTAGAAATGAAAAGCTAGAGGATTACCTTGTGCAACAAGTCTTGTTGATTTCGGAGACCGAGTGGATCGTCGATGTCCATCAAGCATTACGAAAAGTCCTGTTCGGTTCTACCATGCTGTTAGTTGAAGGCATGCCAGGTGCCCTGCTGTTGGGAAGCTCTCGCGGCCAGACCCGTTCTGTAGAGGAACCCATCTCAGAAGCCGTTCTTCGCGGACCAAGAATCGGCTTCACCGAAACGTTAAGCGACAATACGGCCATGTTGCGCAGACACGGAGAAAATAAAAGCCTTGCCATGACGTCCTATCAAGTCGGTAAGCGGGTGCAAAAAAAGTTGATGGTTATATATTTCAAGGATATTGCCAATGAAGAGTTGGTGGCAGAGGTCAAACGGCGTATAAGAACCATTGATGTGGATGAAGTATTGGAGAACGGTTATGTGGAACAGCTCATCGAGGACAATTTTTTGAGTCCATTTGCCCAAATACAAAATACAGAACGCCCTGACCGGGTTATGAGTTCCTTGCTGGAAGGTCGAGTAGCCATATTGTTGGATGGTTCTTCCTATGCGCTGTTAATGCCCGTCACCTATGCCATGATGTTACAATCCCCGGAGGATTATTATGAACGCTGGCTTCCTAGCTCGCTGATCCGCATTCTTCGTTTTGTCTGCACGTTCATTTCCCTTTTCGCTCCTTCCCTGTACATTTCATTTATTTCGTTTCATCCCGGCCTGATTCCAACCAAATTGGTTGTTTCCATCATCGCCACAAGGAAAGGCGTTCCCTTTTCGACACTCATTGAGGCGCTGATCATGGAAATCGCCATTGAAGTATTGCGCGAAGCAGGACTGCGACTTCCTAAACCTATCGGTCCCGCCATGGGAATCGTAGGTGGACTGATCATTGGACAGGCTGCGGTAAATGCAGGAATCGTCAGTCCCATTTTGGTCATTGTCGTTGCCGTGACAGCCATCTGTTCCTTTGCGACGCCAATGTACAGCGCAGGGTTATCCATGCGCCTGCTGCGTTTTCCAATTATGTTTAGCGCTGCGATGTTCGGATTGTATGGTGTAATCATGTCTTTTCTCTTCCTGACCGTCCATATGCTCAAGCTGAAAAGCTTCGGCATTTCTTATGTCAATCTGGCCGTTCCCCAGTCCTTGAAAGACTGGAAAGACTATGTAATCCGTGTACCTCTGCAATTCATGAAATATCGTCCCGAGGTGCTCAAGCCCAAGGAATCCAAACGCAAAGATTAG
- a CDS encoding carbohydrate ABC transporter permease — translation MNRLRKYDTLLFFLFILPWIIGFITFFLFPFGTSVFYAFTDARLPGATNFNFVGIDNFTHMMDDPIFLKSLMNTMFFVVFGVPIVTAGMLGLAMLLNFNVKGIALFRTFFYLPTLVPIVATVIIWRLVFNSEFGILNAGLGALGISKVDWIGGEHTIKPVIIMLQVWISGSGVLIFLAALKNVPRHLYEAAAIDGASGIRRFFQITLPMISPSILFVIIIQTMYNFQMFTEALLLSKGGPNYSAYTFVYNIYKSAFTDLKFSMAMTQSIFLFAVISLVTLILMKVSNRFVYYEGER, via the coding sequence ATGAACAGATTGAGAAAATATGACACGCTGCTGTTTTTTCTCTTCATTTTGCCTTGGATCATCGGATTTATTACCTTTTTCCTTTTTCCTTTCGGGACCTCGGTCTTCTACGCTTTTACAGATGCGAGGCTCCCGGGAGCAACCAACTTCAACTTTGTCGGCATTGATAATTTTACACACATGATGGACGATCCCATCTTTTTGAAAAGTTTGATGAACACGATGTTTTTCGTTGTATTCGGTGTTCCGATCGTTACAGCGGGCATGCTCGGTTTGGCGATGCTGCTTAATTTTAATGTCAAAGGCATTGCGTTGTTCCGCACCTTCTTCTATTTGCCGACCCTGGTGCCCATTGTGGCAACGGTCATTATCTGGCGGCTCGTATTCAACTCCGAATTCGGCATCCTGAATGCCGGACTTGGCGCGCTCGGTATAAGCAAAGTGGATTGGATTGGCGGCGAACATACAATTAAGCCAGTCATCATCATGCTCCAGGTCTGGATCTCCGGCAGCGGCGTGCTGATCTTTCTGGCTGCACTGAAAAATGTACCCCGACATTTGTACGAAGCTGCTGCGATTGACGGTGCAAGCGGGATTCGTCGATTTTTCCAAATTACGCTGCCGATGATCAGTCCGTCCATTCTGTTTGTCATCATTATTCAGACGATGTATAACTTTCAGATGTTTACGGAAGCGCTGCTGCTATCTAAGGGGGGGCCGAACTACTCTGCTTATACGTTTGTCTACAATATTTATAAATCGGCCTTTACCGATCTGAAATTCAGTATGGCGATGACGCAGTCGATTTTCCTGTTCGCCGTGATCTCGCTTGTCACCCTGATCCTGATGAAAGTATCGAACCGCTTTGTGTATTACGAGGGAGAACGATAG
- a CDS encoding ABC transporter ATP-binding protein has product MFKAFTEPFRQPPPSIDPETLKTGGGRKPKARAKNWSGTLGRIWTYLARRKVKLAMVLLMVFASSALALLGPYMVGVAVDKFIDGEATSSSWTTFLLGLVAVYVLFSLTSWLQNIWMIEIAQETVFRMRYDLFAHLHKLPIPFFGKRQQGEIMSRVTNDIENVSGTLNSSAIQIFSSILTLLGTFGVMLWLSPLLTLLTFIVVPLMAIGMRWITRRTGPLFKQRQRNLGELNGYIEETLSGQKIIKAFSQEERVIRGFEERNTNIRLSGFWAQTISGFIPKLMNGLNNLSFAIVAGIGGILAIQGSVTVGVIIIFVEYARQFTRPLNDLANQWNTLLSAIAGAERVFEVLDEDEEAKDEGAAVSLDKVEGAVRFDKVSFGYDEGRNILHEINFEAKPGEMIALVGPTGAGKTTLIQLLSRFYDATDGTITVDGRDITTIRRENLRSHMAFVLQDSFLFQGTIRENIRFGRLDATNEEVEAASRLANAHSFIVRMKDGYDKVLQADGSGISQGQKQLLAIARAILADPSILVLDEATSSIDTVTEIKIQEGLQRLMQGRTSFVIAHRLNTIRQADRILVLKDGQLMEQGSHDALLEQGGFYRELYYSQLRNKAQ; this is encoded by the coding sequence ATGTTCAAAGCATTCACTGAACCTTTCCGTCAGCCCCCACCGTCGATTGATCCCGAGACGCTGAAGACGGGTGGAGGACGCAAGCCTAAAGCACGGGCGAAGAATTGGTCTGGTACGTTAGGCCGGATCTGGACGTATCTGGCACGTCGCAAGGTCAAGCTGGCTATGGTGCTGTTAATGGTATTTGCCAGTTCCGCACTCGCTTTGCTTGGACCTTATATGGTCGGTGTGGCTGTGGATAAATTCATTGATGGAGAAGCAACGAGTTCCAGCTGGACGACATTTTTATTGGGTCTGGTGGCAGTCTATGTTCTGTTCTCCCTGACATCATGGCTGCAAAATATATGGATGATCGAAATTGCACAGGAGACCGTGTTCCGCATGCGGTATGATCTGTTCGCTCATCTGCACAAACTGCCGATTCCATTCTTCGGCAAGCGTCAGCAGGGTGAGATTATGAGCCGGGTTACGAATGACATCGAGAATGTCAGCGGTACGCTGAACAGCTCAGCCATACAGATTTTTTCCAGTATATTAACCTTGCTTGGAACGTTTGGCGTGATGCTCTGGCTAAGTCCATTGCTCACCTTGCTTACATTTATCGTAGTACCGCTGATGGCTATTGGTATGCGCTGGATTACACGCAGAACCGGGCCGTTGTTCAAGCAACGTCAGCGCAATCTGGGCGAACTTAATGGGTACATTGAGGAAACATTGTCCGGGCAGAAGATTATCAAGGCATTCTCCCAGGAAGAGCGGGTCATTCGCGGGTTTGAGGAACGAAATACGAACATCCGGTTGTCCGGTTTCTGGGCGCAGACGATCTCCGGCTTTATTCCCAAGCTGATGAATGGTCTGAACAATCTGAGCTTTGCAATTGTTGCAGGCATCGGTGGAATTCTGGCGATTCAGGGTTCGGTTACAGTCGGGGTGATTATCATCTTTGTGGAATACGCTCGTCAGTTCACACGTCCGCTTAACGATCTGGCAAACCAGTGGAATACGTTGCTGTCTGCAATTGCCGGGGCAGAGCGGGTGTTCGAAGTGCTGGATGAGGATGAGGAAGCGAAGGATGAAGGCGCAGCGGTGTCATTGGACAAAGTGGAGGGAGCCGTTCGCTTCGACAAGGTGTCCTTTGGATACGATGAAGGGCGTAATATTTTGCATGAAATCAACTTTGAAGCTAAACCGGGTGAGATGATTGCCTTGGTAGGCCCGACTGGGGCAGGGAAAACAACGTTGATTCAGCTGTTATCTCGTTTCTACGATGCTACAGACGGCACGATAACGGTGGATGGACGTGACATTACCACTATTCGACGTGAGAATTTGCGCTCCCATATGGCATTTGTTCTTCAGGATTCCTTCCTGTTCCAGGGCACGATTCGGGAAAATATCCGTTTCGGCCGTCTGGATGCGACCAACGAAGAGGTGGAGGCTGCTTCAAGGCTGGCGAATGCGCATTCGTTCATCGTGCGGATGAAGGACGGATACGACAAAGTGCTTCAGGCCGACGGAAGTGGTATCAGTCAAGGACAGAAGCAGCTGCTTGCGATTGCCCGGGCAATTTTGGCTGACCCGTCCATTCTCGTGTTGGATGAAGCAACTAGCAGTATCGATACCGTCACGGAGATCAAAATCCAGGAAGGGTTACAACGTCTGATGCAAGGCCGCACCAGCTTTGTCATCGCCCACAGGCTGAACACGATCCGCCAAGCCGATCGAATTCTTGTACTGAAGGATGGTCAGCTCATGGAGCAGGGTTCGCATGACGCATTGCTGGAACAAGGCGGCTTCTACAGAGAACTGTATTACAGCCAGCTGCGGAACAAGGCACAGTAA
- a CDS encoding DUF4832 domain-containing protein codes for MTRLFDQSKRSLGLFLAFILMITLLLPAGALPKASAATITIDGNVSDWSSVSALTTNSGSAQTLKVTNDGTNLYLLIQGSGLSTTMGNFWINTDNNTSTGYQAAGWGATGVEWLLENTGLYRYGGSGTDWSWNFNSTLTSSQFYRSSSAIEVAIPLSTLQISAGSTVRVGYIDNSSDTSRLPAAGQTLPAYLLTSAGSGGGTGNNTVVNPVELDSPLNNPFKGWAPSAKSTTYAQPHRLVYAGVTWKELESIKGTYDFSAIEAANNFAYWKSKGVKVVFRFILDSPTGQAHRDIPDWLYNDMIARGESPGTVYNDTTGGMGTGNNMGFSPNYNSTYLQERHKLAIDAIAARYNTNDRPVAFVQIGSLGHWGEFHTWPYVGPNGETNYTGAFPTNDISNKYVQHYIDAFAGKEDKMQVLIRRSIALAKTNNKGMVMGMFNDVFGHKESFDADWGWYTGTQNGYWDDIGQQQPAHANFWETRISGGEFYGGASGMLAALTSGSGFTETLRQTELSKPSWLGPNSPASLPLNHALQANIDALKKRMGYHFVVKEISHPSTINGSTFTTTIKVENKGVQHFPFAWPVEIQLRSGNTVVAKKTTTVNLTTWKTGTYTLTDSIPVSGLAAGTYDIAIAIIDPETNKPGVDFANTNKLTDGSFKLSSVTK; via the coding sequence ATGACAAGATTATTTGATCAAAGCAAACGGAGTCTTGGACTGTTTTTGGCTTTTATCCTCATGATTACCCTGCTCTTGCCTGCGGGAGCTTTGCCAAAGGCCTCTGCTGCGACCATTACCATTGATGGCAATGTCAGCGATTGGAGCAGCGTTAGTGCTCTCACCACCAATAGTGGCTCTGCCCAGACGCTCAAAGTGACCAATGATGGAACCAACCTCTATCTGCTTATTCAAGGCTCTGGTCTGAGTACAACGATGGGGAATTTCTGGATCAATACCGATAACAATACTTCAACCGGTTACCAGGCTGCGGGCTGGGGAGCTACAGGTGTGGAGTGGCTGCTTGAAAATACAGGATTATACCGCTATGGCGGTAGCGGAACCGATTGGAGCTGGAATTTCAACAGCACGTTAACCAGCTCCCAATTCTATCGCAGCTCTTCCGCCATTGAGGTTGCGATTCCTCTCTCTACCTTGCAAATCAGTGCAGGCAGCACGGTACGGGTCGGGTATATCGACAACAGCTCGGATACGTCGAGACTGCCCGCGGCGGGACAAACGCTGCCCGCTTACCTTTTGACTTCGGCTGGATCGGGTGGAGGTACAGGGAACAATACTGTGGTGAATCCCGTAGAGCTGGACAGCCCACTCAACAATCCATTCAAAGGCTGGGCGCCTTCGGCCAAGAGCACAACATATGCACAGCCACACAGGCTCGTATATGCCGGTGTGACCTGGAAAGAGCTTGAGTCCATCAAAGGTACGTACGATTTTAGCGCAATTGAAGCTGCCAACAATTTTGCCTACTGGAAAAGCAAAGGGGTTAAAGTGGTGTTTCGCTTCATTCTGGACAGCCCAACTGGACAGGCTCACCGGGATATTCCAGACTGGCTCTACAATGACATGATTGCCCGTGGAGAATCTCCCGGAACAGTTTACAACGATACAACCGGGGGCATGGGCACAGGCAACAACATGGGCTTCTCCCCCAACTACAACTCCACCTATCTGCAAGAAAGGCACAAATTAGCCATCGATGCCATTGCGGCAAGGTACAACACTAATGATCGTCCGGTCGCCTTTGTCCAGATCGGTTCCCTCGGACACTGGGGCGAGTTCCATACCTGGCCTTATGTCGGACCGAATGGCGAGACCAACTACACAGGCGCTTTCCCTACAAATGACATATCGAACAAGTACGTACAGCATTATATCGATGCCTTTGCCGGTAAAGAGGACAAGATGCAGGTTCTGATCCGGCGCAGTATTGCCCTCGCCAAAACCAATAATAAAGGCATGGTCATGGGCATGTTCAATGATGTATTTGGACATAAAGAAAGCTTCGATGCAGATTGGGGCTGGTACACAGGCACCCAGAATGGTTATTGGGATGACATCGGCCAGCAGCAGCCTGCACATGCGAACTTCTGGGAGACACGAATTTCCGGTGGAGAATTTTACGGTGGAGCTTCCGGCATGCTTGCGGCATTGACCAGCGGCAGCGGATTTACGGAAACGTTGCGTCAAACGGAGCTGAGCAAGCCGAGCTGGCTGGGACCGAACTCCCCTGCCTCGCTTCCTTTGAATCATGCACTACAGGCCAACATCGATGCACTCAAGAAACGAATGGGTTACCACTTTGTCGTGAAAGAAATCTCGCATCCATCCACCATTAACGGAAGTACATTTACAACAACGATTAAGGTAGAAAATAAGGGCGTACAGCACTTCCCATTTGCGTGGCCGGTTGAAATTCAACTGCGCAGTGGCAATACAGTGGTCGCCAAGAAAACAACAACTGTTAATCTAACCACGTGGAAAACGGGCACCTACACCCTGACCGACTCCATTCCAGTCTCCGGTCTTGCCGCAGGAACCTATGATATCGCGATTGCGATCATCGATCCGGAAACGAATAAACCCGGCGTGGACTTTGCCAATACAAACAAATTGACCGACGGCTCATTCAAGCTGAGCAGTGTGACGAAGTAA
- a CDS encoding GerAB/ArcD/ProY family transporter, whose protein sequence is MSAGIPETKQLTTLQTLALILCFMIGAELFTLPREIISKVNTADAWISVVLGGIFSFCTAWIIILLGQRYPHFTFYEYVQQITGKLIGKCIGLVVVLYYIHLASYELRSMEEMASFYLLEGTPGWAILACFVWISLYLCMEGISTIGKLCQIIIPISITVLILICFLGSTAFDMNNLRPLVAKGWTPIMKGIPSTTLAFSGSECFLFILSQMQAPKKAAKVMSWGIGLAVIFYTSAVIICIGVFSLDGVLTRTWPFFDLARSVEFEDLLLERFESLLLAIWILQIFSIFTIIFYSAALGVSQIFNLSYRISMFLILPFICLISQLPKDINEVFALGAYMGKANLVLFSCLPVLLLLISRWRVNSP, encoded by the coding sequence ATGTCAGCCGGAATTCCTGAAACGAAACAGTTAACCACGTTACAGACGCTAGCGCTTATTCTTTGTTTCATGATTGGAGCGGAATTGTTTACCCTGCCAAGGGAGATAATTAGCAAAGTAAACACTGCCGACGCATGGATATCGGTTGTTCTGGGGGGCATATTCAGCTTCTGCACAGCCTGGATCATTATCTTGCTCGGCCAGCGATATCCGCATTTCACCTTCTATGAATACGTACAACAAATCACTGGTAAGCTTATCGGAAAATGCATCGGACTTGTTGTCGTTCTTTATTACATTCATCTTGCCAGTTATGAGTTAAGGTCTATGGAAGAAATGGCTTCCTTCTATCTTCTGGAGGGCACACCAGGATGGGCTATATTGGCTTGCTTTGTCTGGATATCTCTGTACTTGTGCATGGAGGGTATCAGCACAATCGGGAAATTATGCCAGATTATTATTCCCATATCCATAACCGTTCTTATTCTTATCTGTTTTTTGGGGTCTACCGCTTTCGATATGAATAATCTTCGTCCCCTCGTTGCCAAGGGATGGACACCGATCATGAAAGGCATTCCATCCACTACACTCGCCTTCAGCGGAAGCGAATGTTTCCTGTTCATATTGAGTCAGATGCAGGCTCCCAAAAAAGCAGCTAAAGTCATGAGCTGGGGAATCGGCCTTGCCGTTATCTTTTATACGTCAGCCGTAATCATCTGTATTGGGGTATTTTCCCTGGACGGGGTTTTGACGCGCACCTGGCCGTTCTTCGATCTTGCCCGCAGCGTGGAATTCGAAGACCTCCTGCTGGAACGATTCGAATCCCTGCTCTTGGCGATCTGGATATTACAGATTTTTTCTATATTCACAATTATTTTCTACTCTGCAGCCTTAGGCGTTTCCCAAATTTTCAATTTATCCTACAGGATAAGCATGTTTCTGATTTTGCCGTTCATTTGTCTCATTTCCCAGTTGCCTAAAGACATCAACGAAGTTTTTGCTCTGGGAGCATACATGGGTAAGGCCAAT
- a CDS encoding Gfo/Idh/MocA family protein has translation MGKIKMAFIGVGDMGSHHCIGFDLLEECEVRYICDMNEANVARTLVELKNSNPAIVSDYRELLAKEDLDAVVISVPNYLHREVAVAFLEAGKHVFLEKPVAHTIEDCDAIIEAAEASGRILQIGLVYRYSNLYRRMEKELENGRLGDVKLMWCKEFRDPFPPADWFYDKTKSGGAIVEKDCHHFDIFNWMIQAKPVRVFASGGQHVMKQGEPNQIQNSYSHYPTKEISDTSIVDHAFITIDYDNGSKANLGLCMYLKPRNLMGEGLEIGLIGENGGQMVARNDKTIDIVGGQDWTKDHLDIDVSSDSIMGGHTGGQTQRIDFLKCVQEGRQPFASAQVGRNALLIALAAEKSIVEERYVYLEEISG, from the coding sequence ATGGGGAAGATAAAAATGGCTTTTATCGGTGTAGGAGACATGGGGTCACATCATTGCATTGGTTTTGATTTGCTCGAAGAGTGTGAGGTTCGTTATATCTGTGATATGAATGAGGCCAATGTGGCACGTACGCTGGTTGAACTTAAGAACAGTAACCCCGCCATAGTAAGCGATTATCGTGAGCTGCTTGCCAAGGAAGATTTGGATGCGGTGGTCATCAGTGTACCGAACTATTTGCATCGTGAAGTGGCAGTCGCTTTTCTGGAGGCGGGCAAGCATGTATTTCTGGAAAAGCCTGTCGCCCATACCATTGAGGACTGTGATGCCATTATAGAAGCTGCGGAAGCCTCGGGACGAATTTTACAGATTGGACTGGTCTATCGGTATTCAAATCTGTATCGCCGGATGGAAAAGGAGTTGGAGAACGGACGACTTGGCGACGTGAAATTGATGTGGTGCAAGGAGTTCCGCGATCCGTTCCCACCTGCAGATTGGTTCTATGACAAGACCAAGTCTGGGGGAGCGATTGTAGAAAAGGATTGTCATCACTTCGACATTTTCAACTGGATGATCCAGGCAAAGCCTGTCCGCGTGTTTGCCTCTGGAGGTCAGCATGTCATGAAACAAGGGGAGCCCAATCAAATTCAAAATTCATACAGTCACTATCCGACGAAAGAAATTTCGGACACCTCCATCGTCGATCACGCCTTTATCACCATTGATTATGATAACGGCAGCAAAGCCAATCTGGGCCTGTGCATGTATTTGAAACCGCGCAATCTGATGGGAGAAGGGCTTGAGATTGGCCTGATCGGAGAGAATGGCGGTCAGATGGTGGCACGGAATGACAAGACGATTGATATCGTTGGCGGGCAGGACTGGACGAAGGACCACCTGGACATTGATGTGTCGTCGGATTCAATCATGGGTGGACATACCGGAGGACAGACCCAGCGTATTGATTTTCTGAAATGTGTACAGGAAGGCAGACAGCCTTTTGCGAGTGCGCAGGTTGGTCGTAACGCGTTGCTTATTGCCCTGGCGGCAGAGAAATCCATTGTGGAAGAACGGTACGTCTATTTAGAAGAAATTTCAGGCTGA